A genomic region of Ovis aries strain OAR_USU_Benz2616 breed Rambouillet chromosome 20, ARS-UI_Ramb_v3.0, whole genome shotgun sequence contains the following coding sequences:
- the LOC101121719 gene encoding putative adhesion G protein-coupled receptor F2P isoform X2, which translates to MQRALNEAANKSKEQVSTRPHGECHGTCVDNSYCSQPCPPDTPGDMGFLCRQKKWHKVTDTCRTLTAFNIFEADLNSVQTFGGSKISEYTHKPETITDLLMEKCPQDLSCVIRNIQKSPRIPGNIAVIVQLLHNISTVPMTDVDEAKMQSYSIMANHILNSKSISNWTFIPERNSSCVLLHSINSFARKLFVNKHPIDIADTFIHTVGTILSRDNAGKNFTFSMRVNDTSDVVTGKVLISREELREVPSPSRAVSIAFPTLGAILEASVLESITVNGLVLSVILPKELEKISLIFEKISKSEDRTAQCAGWHSLEGRWDRKVCQMIEENSQQAVCKCSPSKAFTSFSILMAPHVLQSPILIYITYIGLGVSICSLILCLSIEALVWGQVTKTEISYLRHVCIANIATTLLMADVWFVVASFLSGPTKHHSACVAATFFVHFFYLSVFFWMLAKALLILYGILIVFHTLPKSVLVAALFAVGYGCPLLIAAITVAATEPGKGYLRPEACWLNWDMTKALLAFVVPALAIVVVNLVTVTLVIVKTRRVAIGSSMFQEVRAIVRISKNIAILTPLLGLTWGFGIATVLNDGSLACHIIFSLLNAFQGFFILVFGTILDPKIRDALKDRINSAQWVSRISENVSSDFSHHPTKVPR; encoded by the exons ATGCAAAGGGCTTTGAATGAG GCTGCCAACAAGAGCAAGGAGCAGGTGTCTACCAGGCCACACG GTGAATGCCATGGCACTTGTGTGGACAATTCCTACTGCAGCCAACCTTGCCCTCCAGACACTCCCGGGGATATGGGGTTTTTATGCAGGCAAAAGAAATGGCACAAAGTCACTGACACCTGTCGTACTCTCACTGCCTTCAACATCTTTGAG GCAGATTTAAATTCGGTTCAAACATTTGGAGGATCAAAAATAAGCGAATATACCCACAAGCCTGAGACTATTACAGATTTGTTAATGGAAAAGTGTCCACAGGATCTGTCCTGCGTGATTCGGAACATTCAGAAGTCTCCCCGGATTCCGGGAAACATTGCTGTGATTGTGCAGCTCTTACACAACATCTCCACTGTGCCAATGACGGATGTTGATGAGGCAAAGATGCAG AGTTACAGCATCATGGCCAACCACATTCTAAATAGCAAAAGTATCTCAAACTGGACCTTCATCCCTGAAAGAAACAGCAGCTGTGTCCTGCTACATTCAATCAATTCCTTCGCAAGAAAGCTATTTGTCAATAAGCATCCCATTGACATAGCAGATACTTTCATCCACACGGTGGGCACCATCCTCTCTAGAGACAACGCCGGaaagaatttcaccttttcaATGAGAGTTAACGACACCAGCGACGTGGTCACGGGGAAGGTATTGATCAGTAGAGAGGAACTGCGGGAGGTGCCTTCTCCTTCTCGGGCCGTCAGCATCGCATTTCCAACTCTGGGGGCCATCTTAGAAGCCAGTGTGTTGGAAAGCATCACCGTGAATGGGCTTGTCCTGTCTGTCATTCTGCCCAAGGAACTTGAAAAAATCTCACTGATTTTTGAAAAGATCAGCAAGTCAGAGGACAGGACGGCACAGTGTGCAGGCTGGCACTCCTTAGAGGGCAGATGGGACCGCAAGGTCTGCCAGATGATTGAGGAGAACTCCCAGCAGGCGGTCTGCAAATGTAGCCCGAGCAAGGCGTTTACCTCTTTCTCGATTCTGATGGCACCCCACGTCTTGCAGAGCCCCATCCTGATTTACATCACGTACATAGGCCTGGGTGTTTCTATTTGCAGCTTGATCCTCTGCTTGTCCATCGAGGCCTTGGTCTGGGGCCAGGTGACGAAGACAGAGATCTCATACTTACGCCACGTGTGCATTGCCAACATTGCGACCACCTTACTGATGGCTGATGTGTGGTTCGTCGTGGCTTCCTTTCTCAGCGGTCCAACGAAGCACCACAGCGCATGCGTGGCAGCAAccttttttgttcatttcttttacctttctgtgtttttctggaTGCTCGCCAAGGCACTCCTCATCCTCTACGGAATCCTGATAGTCTTCCATACATTGCCCAAGTCCGTCCTGGTGGCAGCTCTCTTTGCAGTGGGCTACGGGTGCCCTTTGCTCATCGCTGCTATCACGGTCGCTGCCACTGAGCCTGGCAAAGGTTATCTCCGGCCTGAGGCCTGTTGGCTCAACTGGGACATGACCAAGGCCCTTCTGGCTTTTGTGGTTCCGGCTCTGGCCATCGTGGTTGTCAACCTGGTCACAGTCACACTGGTGATTGTCAAGACCCGGCGAGTGGCCATTGGCAGTTCCATGTTCCAGGAAGTGAGGGCCATCGTGAGGATCAGTAAAAACATTGCCATCCTCACGCCACTGCTGGGACTGACCTGGGGATTCGGCATAGCCACGGTCCTCAATGACGGCTCGCTGGCGTGCCACATCATCTTCTCCCTGCTCAACGCCTTCCAG
- the LOC101121719 gene encoding putative adhesion G protein-coupled receptor F2P isoform X3, with the protein MTQMLLLLLYGCVFLLATESCRTLCQAANKSKEQVSTRPHGECHGTCVDNSYCSQPCPPDTPGDMGFLCRQKKWHKVTDTCRTLTAFNIFEADLNSVQTFGGSKISEYTHKPETITDLLMEKCPQDLSCVIRNIQKSPRIPGNIAVIVQLLHNISTVPMTDVDEAKMQSYSIMANHILNSKSISNWTFIPERNSSCVLLHSINSFARKLFVNKHPIDIADTFIHTVGTILSRDNAGKNFTFSMRVNDTSDVVTGKVLISREELREVPSPSRAVSIAFPTLGAILEASVLESITVNGLVLSVILPKELEKISLIFEKISKSEDRTAQCAGWHSLEGRWDRKVCQMIEENSQQAVCKCSPSKAFTSFSILMAPHVLQSPILIYITYIGLGVSICSLILCLSIEALVWGQVTKTEISYLRHVCIANIATTLLMADVWFVVASFLSGPTKHHSACVAATFFVHFFYLSVFFWMLAKALLILYGILIVFHTLPKSVLVAALFAVGYGCPLLIAAITVAATEPGKGYLRPEACWLNWDMTKALLAFVVPALAIVVVNLVTVTLVIVKTRRVAIGSSMFQEVRAIVRISKNIAILTPLLGLTWGFGIATVLNDGSLACHIIFSLLNAFQGFFILVFGTILDPKNVSSDFSHHPTKVPR; encoded by the exons GCTGCCAACAAGAGCAAGGAGCAGGTGTCTACCAGGCCACACG GTGAATGCCATGGCACTTGTGTGGACAATTCCTACTGCAGCCAACCTTGCCCTCCAGACACTCCCGGGGATATGGGGTTTTTATGCAGGCAAAAGAAATGGCACAAAGTCACTGACACCTGTCGTACTCTCACTGCCTTCAACATCTTTGAG GCAGATTTAAATTCGGTTCAAACATTTGGAGGATCAAAAATAAGCGAATATACCCACAAGCCTGAGACTATTACAGATTTGTTAATGGAAAAGTGTCCACAGGATCTGTCCTGCGTGATTCGGAACATTCAGAAGTCTCCCCGGATTCCGGGAAACATTGCTGTGATTGTGCAGCTCTTACACAACATCTCCACTGTGCCAATGACGGATGTTGATGAGGCAAAGATGCAG AGTTACAGCATCATGGCCAACCACATTCTAAATAGCAAAAGTATCTCAAACTGGACCTTCATCCCTGAAAGAAACAGCAGCTGTGTCCTGCTACATTCAATCAATTCCTTCGCAAGAAAGCTATTTGTCAATAAGCATCCCATTGACATAGCAGATACTTTCATCCACACGGTGGGCACCATCCTCTCTAGAGACAACGCCGGaaagaatttcaccttttcaATGAGAGTTAACGACACCAGCGACGTGGTCACGGGGAAGGTATTGATCAGTAGAGAGGAACTGCGGGAGGTGCCTTCTCCTTCTCGGGCCGTCAGCATCGCATTTCCAACTCTGGGGGCCATCTTAGAAGCCAGTGTGTTGGAAAGCATCACCGTGAATGGGCTTGTCCTGTCTGTCATTCTGCCCAAGGAACTTGAAAAAATCTCACTGATTTTTGAAAAGATCAGCAAGTCAGAGGACAGGACGGCACAGTGTGCAGGCTGGCACTCCTTAGAGGGCAGATGGGACCGCAAGGTCTGCCAGATGATTGAGGAGAACTCCCAGCAGGCGGTCTGCAAATGTAGCCCGAGCAAGGCGTTTACCTCTTTCTCGATTCTGATGGCACCCCACGTCTTGCAGAGCCCCATCCTGATTTACATCACGTACATAGGCCTGGGTGTTTCTATTTGCAGCTTGATCCTCTGCTTGTCCATCGAGGCCTTGGTCTGGGGCCAGGTGACGAAGACAGAGATCTCATACTTACGCCACGTGTGCATTGCCAACATTGCGACCACCTTACTGATGGCTGATGTGTGGTTCGTCGTGGCTTCCTTTCTCAGCGGTCCAACGAAGCACCACAGCGCATGCGTGGCAGCAAccttttttgttcatttcttttacctttctgtgtttttctggaTGCTCGCCAAGGCACTCCTCATCCTCTACGGAATCCTGATAGTCTTCCATACATTGCCCAAGTCCGTCCTGGTGGCAGCTCTCTTTGCAGTGGGCTACGGGTGCCCTTTGCTCATCGCTGCTATCACGGTCGCTGCCACTGAGCCTGGCAAAGGTTATCTCCGGCCTGAGGCCTGTTGGCTCAACTGGGACATGACCAAGGCCCTTCTGGCTTTTGTGGTTCCGGCTCTGGCCATCGTGGTTGTCAACCTGGTCACAGTCACACTGGTGATTGTCAAGACCCGGCGAGTGGCCATTGGCAGTTCCATGTTCCAGGAAGTGAGGGCCATCGTGAGGATCAGTAAAAACATTGCCATCCTCACGCCACTGCTGGGACTGACCTGGGGATTCGGCATAGCCACGGTCCTCAATGACGGCTCGCTGGCGTGCCACATCATCTTCTCCCTGCTCAACGCCTTCCAG